A stretch of Culturomica massiliensis DNA encodes these proteins:
- a CDS encoding FISUMP domain-containing protein: protein EEGIASKKRYRTVEIGGKCWFADNLNRTLASGQSGAVKCYGDAESNCDTYGRLYNWLAATQNDATAGVQGICPTGWHLPTNDEWVAMLQSTGGEVNVEGNGRGLKSTLNYWRPVTAEGQIGTNEDGFAGLPGGGFFWTYNLNASYDGTYGGFNARNGYNDIEDQAWWWTSTNKPQVWITAHGGSGDYGTLTMPYYVRFDRVSNTLFTNVVTAWSGHNYGYLNSIFCGSEYHYFLAGSVDWTLDAGYNLNARTAIRTNFYFSVRCVKD from the coding sequence GAGGAGGGTATCGCGAGCAAGAAGCGTTACCGTACGGTGGAGATCGGGGGTAAGTGCTGGTTTGCCGATAACCTGAACCGTACGCTGGCGTCGGGTCAGTCGGGGGCGGTGAAGTGTTACGGTGATGCGGAATCGAATTGTGACACTTACGGACGTTTGTATAACTGGCTGGCAGCGACACAGAACGATGCTACGGCCGGTGTGCAGGGTATTTGTCCTACGGGCTGGCATTTGCCGACGAATGACGAGTGGGTGGCAATGTTGCAGTCTACGGGAGGAGAGGTGAATGTAGAGGGTAACGGCCGGGGATTGAAGAGTACGCTGAATTACTGGCGTCCGGTGACGGCAGAGGGTCAGATCGGGACGAATGAGGACGGATTTGCGGGATTGCCGGGAGGAGGATTTTTTTGGACGTATAATTTAAATGCCAGTTACGATGGCACTTATGGTGGTTTTAATGCCAGAAACGGATATAACGATATAGAGGATCAGGCTTGGTGGTGGACGTCAACAAATAAGCCGCAGGTGTGGATCACGGCTCATGGGGGAAGCGGGGATTACGGTACTTTGACGATGCCTTATTACGTGCGTTTCGACAGGGTGAGCAATACCTTATTCACGAATGTGGTCACGGCATGGAGCGGGCATAATTACGGATATTTGAATTCCATATTTTGCGGAAGTGAGTATCATTATTTTTTGGCGGGAAGTGTCGATTGGACACTGGATGCCGGATATAATCTAAATGCCCGGACAGCTATCCGGACTAATTTTTATTT